A portion of the Tenacibaculum todarodis genome contains these proteins:
- a CDS encoding alpha/beta fold hydrolase, whose amino-acid sequence MTAEDWKQKGKFINVFGNTVFVIDEGNTEETLVILHGYPTSSYDYYKVLPALAKKYRVIIHDHLGFGFSDKPQEYSYSLIEQADVALQLWKQLGLTKVTLLAHDYGTSVCTEILARHNRKQIDLQIDNLILCNGSMHIELSQLRTIQKLLKSKLTGKWVAKLTNYSIFKKNLRNVYFDKTQATEAELKEIWLQLEYNNGRKVIHLLSNYINERYFFWHRWIGALKETQIPTKIVWAKNDPVAVFAIAQLLATEIPNNKLLPLENTGHFPMLENPYEWLELVLV is encoded by the coding sequence ATGACTGCGGAAGATTGGAAACAAAAAGGAAAATTTATCAACGTTTTTGGTAATACTGTTTTTGTTATTGATGAAGGAAATACTGAAGAAACCTTAGTAATTCTCCACGGTTATCCAACTTCTTCCTACGATTATTACAAGGTTTTACCAGCTTTGGCTAAAAAATATCGGGTAATAATTCACGATCATTTGGGTTTTGGTTTTTCTGATAAACCGCAAGAATATTCGTATTCTTTAATTGAACAAGCCGATGTTGCACTACAACTTTGGAAACAATTGGGTTTAACAAAAGTTACACTCTTAGCGCACGATTACGGAACAAGCGTTTGTACAGAAATTTTAGCAAGACACAACAGAAAACAAATTGATTTACAAATAGATAACCTAATTCTCTGTAACGGTTCTATGCATATTGAATTGTCTCAATTACGCACCATACAGAAATTATTAAAAAGTAAACTGACTGGAAAATGGGTTGCAAAATTGACAAACTACAGCATTTTTAAAAAGAATTTAAGAAACGTATATTTTGATAAAACCCAAGCTACTGAAGCCGAATTAAAAGAAATTTGGTTGCAGTTAGAATACAATAACGGCCGAAAAGTAATACACTTATTGTCTAATTATATAAATGAACGATACTTTTTCTGGCACAGATGGATTGGTGCTTTAAAAGAAACACAAATACCAACTAAAATTGTTTGGGCAAAAAACGATCCTGTGGCTGTTTTTGCCATTGCTCAATTATTAGCTACCGAAATACCGAATAACAAATTGTTACCACTTGAAAACACTGGACACTTCCCAATGTTAGAAAACCCTTATGAATGGTTGGAGTTGGTTTTGGTATAA
- a CDS encoding VF530 family DNA-binding protein has translation MSQEQPNNPLHGIKLATILEQLFLEYGWEELGDILNINAFKNNPTYKSSLKFLRKTPWAREKVEKLYLQTMID, from the coding sequence ATGAGCCAAGAACAACCCAACAACCCATTACACGGAATAAAATTAGCCACTATTTTAGAACAACTATTTCTCGAATATGGTTGGGAAGAATTAGGCGATATCTTAAATATAAACGCCTTTAAAAACAACCCAACATATAAATCTAGTTTAAAGTTTTTAAGAAAAACACCTTGGGCAAGAGAAAAAGTAGAGAAACTGTATCTACAAACTATGATTGATTAA